One Candidatus Anaeroferrophillus wilburensis genomic window carries:
- a CDS encoding J domain-containing protein: MAGKDYYAVLGVDKKASEEEIKKAFRRLARKYHPDMNKDDAESEKKFKEINEAYEVLGDQQKRKEYDMYGATFQQPGGFHGHPGAGDFGFDLNDLFGGRAGGRSRTFTPGGGDFSHVFSDLFGGSGGGGFQQGPHKGHDISYEVEISFADAVHGTELVLQINNRKVTVRIPPGISNNGKLRVKGKGQPGIHGGPPGDLLLRVKVLPHEIFAMNGYNLHCQVKIPVTLAMLGGRVDVPTFDGKAVLSLPPGTQSGQKFRLQGKGVKKGKSGAHGDEIVEIEVQIPKKLTPEARKLVEQLAAAISAA, encoded by the coding sequence GTGGCTGGAAAAGATTACTATGCCGTACTTGGCGTCGATAAAAAGGCTTCTGAAGAGGAGATTAAAAAGGCATTTCGCCGGTTAGCCCGCAAATATCATCCTGATATGAATAAAGATGATGCTGAATCGGAAAAGAAGTTCAAGGAGATTAATGAGGCCTATGAGGTTCTGGGAGATCAGCAGAAACGTAAAGAATATGATATGTATGGTGCTACCTTCCAGCAGCCCGGAGGCTTTCATGGCCATCCGGGAGCTGGTGATTTTGGCTTTGATCTCAATGACCTCTTTGGCGGCCGTGCGGGTGGTCGATCACGTACCTTTACCCCCGGAGGCGGTGACTTTTCCCATGTTTTTTCCGACCTCTTTGGCGGTTCCGGTGGCGGTGGTTTCCAGCAGGGACCGCACAAGGGCCATGATATCAGCTATGAAGTGGAAATCAGCTTTGCAGATGCGGTTCATGGGACAGAACTTGTTCTGCAGATTAATAACCGCAAAGTAACGGTGCGCATTCCCCCTGGGATCAGCAACAACGGGAAATTGCGGGTTAAGGGCAAAGGCCAGCCGGGAATCCACGGCGGCCCTCCGGGGGACCTGTTGCTGCGCGTTAAGGTGCTGCCCCATGAAATTTTTGCCATGAATGGTTACAACCTCCATTGTCAAGTGAAAATCCCAGTGACCTTGGCGATGCTTGGCGGCCGGGTTGATGTTCCCACCTTTGATGGTAAGGCGGTGCTTAGCCTGCCGCCCGGAACTCAATCGGGTCAGAAATTTCGCCTGCAGGGTAAGGGGGTAAAAAAAGGCAAGTCCGGTGCCCATGGTGATGAGATCGTCGAGATTGAGGTCCAGATTCCCAAAAAACTTACGCCTGAGGCCAGGAAACTGGTTGAACAGTTGGCAGCGGCCATCTCCGCCGCCTGA
- a CDS encoding ComEC/Rec2 family competence protein has translation MKSFAFRPLVLPFLQMLAAVAWPVLLPAGWLYPLFAVLAAWIYYRLSRYYNPQAEIRKTVVFSFLFFSTLLSSLVALRVAARVSSFSVRQEAMPSAPSEKTFLTVVITGFPEGYYDSWMVPAAMVGEAGHAAGGDSAGGVKLLLRLPAASYDDPRLPLVGDLVRLEASYRSYRPPKHPFLAFRAYQWMASDRRVFVRVDDWSGSAVIAERSTGSWLRPVDRLRRWIYGKVASRAAPEHVMGIVQAMLLGTRDKLTPEIKDLFLDLGAYHLFAISGLHVGIVVAFLFAVSCQLFNRLFPCLFVAGPRKVAAGIALLSCWFYVLITGMHLPAVRAGIMASVFLLSIMVDAADDPFSSLLAAVIIILALWPQALFQLSFQLSVAAVAAILLALTVYYRTAAGWLTLAADKGGWGTWLSAGTTWTALILVIGLAAWLATGPLLLNRVHFLTPFSLVSSLILVPVFSCLILPLGFVTLLLLPLPLLGTACLGLLTMVTGIMINGCQWVHSLLPGLRWYAASFTAVELILYYAFWLIVGMLCCRRKKVVPLLLLALLMFVMMVDGIVWYDRRFQRDHIAISAFVGGFSQAMIVEMPTGEVLLVNGGSFANQDFSMVESIIAPFCWSRKIGHIDVLILTNPQRGAVAGLDFMIEHFGVREIWYNGLWTGYPPFRDFYARSKEKGVRWRKLTDFSRAWIFNRVTLKAVAPPANDIQLLAPWRTFLDEMALSMTIQFGDCQALIWGGSPTGLQRYGVPEGQGQLDLLFCIQSQPASVPMDAQAPMVVVLPSVFAGGNVDKWPKGSLVWQTRSDGFIECHLFADGKIRINKKTSFSQVSPSRHTPAAR, from the coding sequence GTGAAGAGTTTTGCTTTCCGACCTCTGGTCCTACCCTTTTTGCAGATGTTGGCGGCGGTTGCCTGGCCGGTGCTGCTGCCGGCGGGCTGGCTTTATCCTTTGTTTGCCGTCTTAGCTGCCTGGATTTACTATCGATTAAGTCGATACTATAACCCCCAGGCCGAAATTCGAAAAACGGTTGTTTTTTCCTTCCTATTTTTTTCCACCCTGCTTTCCTCTCTCGTTGCTCTGCGGGTGGCAGCAAGAGTTTCCTCCTTTTCTGTCCGGCAGGAAGCAATGCCGTCAGCCCCATCAGAGAAAACTTTTTTAACGGTAGTAATTACCGGCTTCCCGGAAGGGTATTATGATTCCTGGATGGTGCCGGCAGCCATGGTCGGTGAAGCTGGCCATGCTGCTGGCGGGGATTCTGCCGGGGGGGTGAAGCTTTTGCTGCGCCTGCCGGCTGCTTCCTATGACGACCCTCGTCTGCCGCTTGTTGGTGATCTGGTGCGCCTTGAAGCGTCGTATCGTTCTTACCGCCCGCCAAAACATCCATTTCTGGCATTCCGGGCCTATCAATGGATGGCGAGTGACCGGCGTGTCTTTGTCCGGGTGGATGATTGGTCCGGTAGTGCTGTTATTGCAGAACGTTCTACCGGCAGTTGGTTGCGGCCCGTCGATCGGTTGCGCCGCTGGATATACGGTAAGGTCGCTTCAAGAGCCGCGCCGGAACATGTCATGGGTATCGTACAGGCCATGCTGCTGGGTACCAGGGATAAACTGACTCCGGAGATAAAAGATCTGTTTCTTGATCTTGGTGCCTACCATTTGTTTGCCATCTCCGGTTTGCACGTCGGCATTGTGGTTGCTTTTCTTTTTGCCGTTTCCTGCCAGCTTTTCAACCGCCTGTTCCCGTGCCTTTTTGTTGCCGGCCCGCGCAAGGTTGCCGCCGGCATTGCCTTGCTGAGCTGCTGGTTCTATGTTCTGATCACCGGTATGCACCTGCCGGCGGTGAGGGCTGGGATCATGGCCAGTGTTTTTCTCCTGTCGATCATGGTGGATGCGGCTGATGACCCATTCAGCTCTCTGCTGGCAGCAGTGATCATTATTCTCGCTCTCTGGCCTCAAGCTCTCTTTCAACTCTCGTTTCAGTTGTCGGTGGCTGCGGTTGCGGCAATCCTGTTGGCGTTAACGGTCTATTATCGGACAGCGGCCGGCTGGTTGACACTGGCAGCAGATAAGGGAGGGTGGGGAACGTGGCTGTCTGCGGGCACCACCTGGACTGCATTGATCCTGGTTATCGGCTTGGCAGCCTGGCTGGCCACCGGGCCACTGCTGCTCAACCGGGTCCATTTTCTGACACCTTTTTCCTTGGTCAGCAGCCTGATACTGGTTCCTGTTTTCTCCTGTCTTATTCTCCCCCTGGGGTTTGTAACCCTGCTGTTGTTGCCATTGCCGTTGCTGGGCACCGCTTGCCTTGGGCTTTTGACTATGGTGACCGGAATAATGATCAATGGCTGTCAGTGGGTCCATTCCCTGCTGCCTGGTCTCCGCTGGTATGCTGCTTCTTTTACTGCCGTTGAACTGATACTCTACTATGCTTTCTGGCTCATCGTCGGGATGCTGTGTTGTCGTCGTAAAAAAGTTGTTCCCCTGCTGCTGCTCGCTCTCCTGATGTTTGTCATGATGGTGGATGGTATTGTCTGGTATGATCGTCGCTTCCAACGGGATCATATCGCTATTTCAGCTTTTGTCGGCGGTTTTTCCCAGGCAATGATTGTTGAAATGCCAACGGGGGAGGTGCTGCTGGTTAATGGCGGCAGTTTTGCCAACCAGGATTTTTCCATGGTGGAATCAATTATTGCCCCTTTCTGCTGGTCACGCAAAATTGGTCATATTGATGTTCTGATATTGACCAACCCTCAACGTGGGGCGGTGGCCGGGCTTGATTTTATGATTGAACATTTCGGTGTCAGGGAAATCTGGTACAACGGCCTGTGGACCGGCTACCCGCCTTTTCGTGACTTTTATGCCAGGAGCAAAGAAAAAGGGGTCCGTTGGCGGAAGTTGACCGACTTTTCCCGAGCCTGGATATTCAACCGGGTAACCCTGAAGGCGGTGGCTCCCCCGGCTAACGATATTCAGCTGCTAGCGCCCTGGCGGACGTTTCTTGATGAGATGGCTTTATCCATGACCATACAATTTGGCGACTGCCAGGCATTGATATGGGGTGGATCGCCGACCGGGCTGCAGCGCTACGGTGTCCCGGAAGGGCAAGGTCAGCTTGATCTCCTATTTTGCATTCAGTCTCAGCCTGCTTCGGTGCCGATGGACGCTCAAGCACCGATGGTTGTGGTTCTCCCCAGCGTGTTCGCCGGCGGTAACGTTGACAAGTGGCCGAAAGGATCGCTTGTCTGGCAGACCAGGTCAGACGGTTTTATTGAGTGTCATCTGTTTGCTGACGGCAAAATCCGTATCAATAAAAAGACGTCCTTCTCCCAGGTGTCCCCATCCAGACATACGCCGGCTGCTAGGTAA
- the pnp gene encoding polyribonucleotide nucleotidyltransferase, with product MQNFCQIEVEKSSVTLETGKMAKQASGAVVVRAGDTVVLVTAVAERKGREGIDFFPLTVDYREKTYAAGKIPGGFFKRESRPSDRETLTSRLIDRPIRPLFPKGFSCETQVIATVLSVDGQHDADVLALTGASAALMISDIPFAGPVAGVRVGRIDGRLIANPSVDQMAESDLDLVMACSREAVVMVEGGAHELAEEIVVEALEFGHQAAQPFLQAQQQMAAKVGRQKRQVVAPQLNEQVSALVQGDYGPRFSEGLAINDKLERRDYFSDLKGEIAEKLGALEIPVNDLGEIFEHQLAAAIRKQIHRQGVRIGGRSVDEVRQITTEVGLLPRVHGSALFTRGETQALVTVTLGTSSDEQRIDALLGESFKRFMLHYNFPPYSVGEARFLRGPGRREIGHGTLAERALTPVLPAAEQFPYTIRVVSEVLESNGSSSMATVCGGSLSLMDGGVPIKAPVAGIAMGLVKEGDDFIVLTDILGDEDHVGDMDFKVAGTREGITAIQMDIKVTGISQEIMKKALSQAREGRLKILGVMEQSLAESRADISTYAPRILTITVHQDKIRDVIGPGGKNIRAIVEKTGAKIDIEDSGEIKIASADEKASAMAIAMIRDLTQEAEVGKIYLGKVQKIMDFGAFVEIFPGTDGLVHISQLAHERVRDVRDILKEGDEVLVKVLEIDRQGKIKLSRKDALDSQA from the coding sequence GTGTTACCCTGGAAACGGGAAAAATGGCCAAGCAGGCCAGTGGTGCTGTTGTGGTCAGAGCCGGTGATACGGTTGTTCTGGTGACCGCAGTGGCTGAACGAAAGGGGCGGGAAGGAATTGACTTCTTCCCTTTGACGGTCGATTACCGTGAAAAGACCTATGCTGCCGGCAAAATACCAGGAGGATTTTTCAAGCGTGAAAGTCGCCCTTCTGACCGGGAAACATTGACTTCCAGGCTCATTGATCGGCCAATCCGGCCCCTGTTTCCCAAAGGATTTTCTTGCGAAACCCAGGTGATCGCGACGGTACTTTCTGTTGACGGCCAGCATGATGCTGATGTGTTGGCACTGACGGGGGCTTCAGCAGCTTTGATGATCTCTGATATCCCCTTTGCCGGACCGGTGGCCGGTGTCCGCGTCGGCCGGATTGATGGTCGGTTGATTGCCAATCCATCCGTCGACCAGATGGCTGAGAGTGATCTGGATCTGGTGATGGCCTGCAGCCGTGAAGCAGTGGTTATGGTTGAGGGTGGCGCCCATGAACTGGCTGAAGAAATTGTTGTTGAAGCCTTGGAGTTCGGCCATCAGGCCGCTCAACCATTCCTGCAGGCTCAGCAACAGATGGCGGCAAAGGTTGGTCGGCAGAAACGCCAAGTGGTGGCCCCCCAGCTCAATGAGCAGGTGTCCGCGCTGGTGCAGGGTGACTATGGTCCACGTTTTTCAGAAGGACTTGCCATCAATGATAAACTGGAGCGCCGGGATTATTTCAGTGATTTGAAAGGTGAGATCGCTGAAAAACTGGGTGCCCTGGAGATTCCGGTAAATGATTTGGGGGAAATCTTTGAACATCAGTTGGCGGCTGCCATCAGAAAGCAGATCCATCGGCAGGGGGTCAGGATTGGTGGGCGGTCCGTCGATGAAGTAAGACAAATTACCACCGAGGTGGGGCTGCTGCCCCGGGTCCACGGTTCAGCCCTCTTCACCCGCGGTGAAACCCAGGCACTGGTTACGGTGACTCTGGGAACATCGTCGGATGAGCAGCGGATAGATGCCCTTTTGGGGGAGAGTTTCAAGCGGTTTATGCTGCATTATAATTTCCCTCCTTACAGTGTCGGTGAAGCCCGTTTCCTCCGTGGTCCCGGGCGGCGGGAAATCGGCCATGGGACGCTGGCCGAGCGGGCCTTGACGCCGGTTCTTCCCGCTGCCGAGCAGTTCCCCTATACCATCCGTGTTGTTTCCGAGGTGCTGGAATCAAACGGTTCATCGTCCATGGCAACCGTTTGTGGCGGTTCCCTGTCGCTGATGGATGGCGGTGTTCCCATCAAGGCGCCGGTAGCCGGTATTGCCATGGGTCTGGTTAAAGAAGGGGATGATTTTATCGTTCTCACTGATATCCTTGGTGATGAAGATCATGTTGGTGACATGGATTTCAAGGTGGCAGGTACCCGGGAAGGGATAACGGCCATCCAGATGGATATAAAAGTTACCGGTATCAGTCAGGAGATTATGAAAAAAGCTCTCAGCCAAGCCAGGGAAGGAAGATTGAAGATCCTTGGGGTGATGGAGCAGAGCCTGGCTGAGTCCCGGGCTGATATCTCTACCTATGCCCCCCGCATCCTGACAATTACGGTTCATCAGGATAAAATCCGTGACGTCATCGGGCCGGGAGGCAAGAATATCAGGGCGATTGTTGAAAAAACCGGAGCCAAGATTGATATCGAGGATAGCGGCGAGATCAAGATTGCTTCCGCCGATGAAAAAGCATCAGCAATGGCCATTGCCATGATTCGTGACCTGACCCAGGAGGCTGAAGTAGGTAAAATCTATCTGGGGAAAGTCCAGAAAATTATGGATTTTGGCGCCTTTGTTGAAATTTTCCCAGGAACTGACGGGCTGGTGCATATTTCCCAACTGGCTCACGAACGGGTCCGTGATGTGCGGGATATTCTCAAGGAAGGCGACGAGGTACTGGTGAAGGTGCTGGAAATTGATCGCCAGGGAAAAATCAAGCTTTCCCGTAAGGATGCTCTGGACAGCCAGGCATAA
- a CDS encoding histidine--tRNA ligase: MGLNAIKGFNDILPTETQAWQWIEQAFRQLLASYDYGEIRLPILEYTELFSRSIGDDTDIVEKEMYTFADRSNRSLTLRPEGTASVVRAFIQHGLAATREINKLYYLGPMFRYERPQKGRYRQFYQLGAEVFGEESFCQDAEMLIMLARYFHVLGISSAKLHLNSLGCELCRPAYRQALQGYLEQRMTALCADCHRRVPQNPLRALDCKQSSCRAVMAEAPKISDYLGDACREHFAGLTGLLDQSGLEYTIDPFMVRGLDYYTRTTFEFLAGDLGAQNAVAAGGRYDRLVEALGGCATPAIGFAIGLERLNMLVDNADVPESDPFIALVALGETAATFLFPLLHQLNQEGIRAVMSFKEKSLKSLLKKADRDKVSYALLAGDQELKEGAAILRNMMTKEQQSIPLSLLVESIREVFHGHQNN, from the coding sequence GTGGGACTAAATGCCATAAAAGGTTTCAATGATATTTTGCCGACTGAGACCCAAGCCTGGCAGTGGATTGAGCAGGCTTTTCGCCAGCTGCTGGCATCATATGATTACGGCGAGATTCGTCTGCCGATCCTGGAGTATACGGAACTGTTTTCCCGTAGTATCGGTGATGATACCGATATCGTTGAAAAAGAGATGTATACCTTTGCTGATCGTTCGAACCGGAGTTTGACTCTGCGGCCTGAAGGCACGGCTTCGGTGGTGCGGGCTTTTATTCAGCACGGGTTGGCAGCGACCAGGGAAATCAATAAGCTGTATTACCTCGGCCCTATGTTTCGCTATGAAAGGCCCCAGAAAGGCAGGTATCGGCAATTCTATCAGTTGGGGGCGGAAGTGTTTGGCGAGGAGTCTTTTTGCCAGGATGCTGAGATGCTGATCATGTTGGCACGATATTTTCATGTTCTTGGTATTAGCTCGGCAAAATTGCACCTGAACTCTCTTGGTTGCGAACTGTGCCGTCCGGCCTATCGGCAAGCATTGCAGGGTTATCTCGAGCAGCGAATGACCGCTCTCTGTGCTGACTGTCACCGGCGGGTGCCCCAGAATCCCCTACGGGCTCTGGATTGCAAGCAGTCATCATGCCGGGCGGTGATGGCTGAAGCACCGAAAATTTCCGATTATCTTGGTGATGCCTGCCGGGAACATTTTGCTGGTCTTACAGGCCTGTTGGATCAATCAGGGCTTGAGTATACGATTGATCCTTTCATGGTCAGGGGGTTGGACTATTACACTCGGACAACGTTTGAATTTCTTGCCGGTGACCTGGGAGCTCAGAATGCTGTTGCTGCCGGCGGCCGGTATGATCGTTTGGTGGAGGCGTTGGGGGGGTGTGCAACCCCTGCCATTGGTTTTGCCATAGGTCTGGAACGACTCAATATGCTGGTTGATAACGCTGACGTTCCCGAATCGGATCCATTTATAGCCTTGGTGGCTCTGGGAGAAACAGCGGCAACGTTCCTGTTTCCTTTGCTGCATCAGCTGAATCAGGAGGGGATCAGGGCGGTGATGAGTTTTAAGGAGAAAAGCCTCAAGAGTTTGTTGAAAAAAGCCGATAGGGATAAGGTGAGCTACGCCCTCCTTGCCGGTGACCAGGAGCTCAAAGAGGGTGCCGCAATCTTGCGTAACATGATGACTAAAGAGCAGCAGTCGATACCCCTGTCGCTGCTGGTTGAATCTATCAGGGAGGTTTTCCATGGGCATCAAAATAACTGA
- a CDS encoding Hsp20/alpha crystallin family protein yields the protein MALVKWTPFRDLMTIQDQINRLFEDSLQRTDEKRLMAPSWQPLVDIYEDGQAIIIKAELPEVDEKDIQLNIENNTLTIKGERKLEQEEKKDNYHRVERFYGSFTRSFDLPTTVDQDGIKASYDKGVLKITLPKKEEVKPKKVQIQVQ from the coding sequence ATGGCATTGGTAAAATGGACCCCATTTCGTGATTTGATGACGATTCAGGATCAGATTAATCGTTTGTTTGAAGACAGTCTGCAGCGGACCGATGAAAAGAGGCTGATGGCTCCGTCCTGGCAGCCGCTGGTGGACATTTATGAGGATGGCCAGGCAATCATTATCAAGGCTGAACTGCCGGAGGTTGATGAAAAGGATATCCAGCTCAATATCGAGAATAATACCCTGACCATTAAAGGTGAACGGAAGTTGGAGCAGGAGGAGAAAAAGGATAATTATCACCGGGTTGAGCGATTCTATGGTTCTTTTACCCGTTCCTTTGACTTGCCGACAACGGTCGATCAGGATGGCATCAAGGCGAGCTATGATAAAGGGGTTTTGAAAATAACTCTGCCGAAAAAGGAGGAAGTGAAGCCCAAAAAAGTGCAGATTCAAGTGCAGTAA
- a CDS encoding Hsp20/alpha crystallin family protein, producing the protein MKENIFSQPSWQPWGEDYTGSYEFTPHVDVIEGPLAYRLLLMIAGVEPDQLTVEVDDNVLVLAGERRRPALEHGELFARAENHYGVFERRFILPDSADKNGVRARYEHGVLEVAIAKKAAGPARYIPVAGGDG; encoded by the coding sequence ATGAAAGAAAACATCTTTTCCCAGCCAAGCTGGCAGCCATGGGGAGAGGACTACACCGGCAGTTATGAGTTTACCCCCCATGTCGATGTGATTGAAGGGCCATTGGCTTACAGACTGCTGCTGATGATTGCCGGGGTTGAGCCTGACCAGCTGACAGTTGAAGTCGATGATAATGTTCTTGTTCTTGCCGGGGAGCGTCGCCGGCCGGCGCTGGAACATGGAGAACTATTTGCCAGAGCTGAAAACCATTACGGTGTTTTTGAGCGGCGTTTTATCCTTCCGGATTCAGCTGATAAAAACGGGGTGCGGGCTCGCTATGAACATGGTGTGCTGGAGGTAGCCATTGCCAAAAAAGCTGCAGGGCCAGCACGATATATCCCGGTTGCCGGGGGAGATGGATAA
- a CDS encoding EscU/YscU/HrcU family type III secretion system export apparatus switch protein — MSENSKKPEVKKERAAAALTYERSKQKAPTVVAKGSGLMAEKIIEVAREHGIPLREDPALVQVLMTLDINQEIPPEVYHVVADILAMIYRAHQKYDS, encoded by the coding sequence ATGTCTGAAAATAGTAAAAAGCCAGAGGTGAAGAAGGAAAGGGCTGCCGCAGCGCTTACCTACGAACGGAGCAAACAGAAAGCGCCGACGGTGGTTGCCAAAGGTTCCGGCTTGATGGCGGAAAAGATTATCGAGGTGGCCAGGGAACATGGCATTCCCCTGAGAGAAGATCCGGCATTGGTGCAGGTGCTGATGACCCTCGATATCAACCAGGAAATTCCCCCCGAAGTGTATCATGTTGTTGCCGACATCCTGGCGATGATTTACCGGGCCCACCAGAAGTACGATTCCTGA
- a CDS encoding gamma-glutamylcyclotransferase: MSDKLALRLKALAELRKADVLTTPYFFVYGSLMERYKNFNRFIRRQVTSIQPAYCQGLLYHLPIGFPGLIILDGCQDIVFGELMTFKRPEKTMKALDQLESYYPDNFQKSIYIRKKLSIVVETNTNPREFQEEEAWVYTYPIEHLTPEHQKEFLISCGSWKLLSEQPQIKEAQRIRNLFRRMKKVPEPQHVHIEPALCIDEHLHERWSQSLACEKFCKNPHLCQHNSRKRIENF, from the coding sequence ATGAGCGATAAACTCGCCTTGCGACTCAAAGCCTTGGCTGAATTAAGAAAAGCAGACGTCCTCACGACGCCCTATTTTTTTGTCTATGGCAGTCTGATGGAACGCTACAAGAATTTCAACCGCTTTATCCGCAGGCAGGTAACCAGCATCCAGCCGGCCTACTGCCAAGGGCTGCTCTACCACCTGCCAATCGGCTTCCCCGGCCTCATTATCCTTGATGGCTGCCAAGATATCGTTTTTGGTGAACTGATGACTTTTAAAAGGCCGGAAAAAACCATGAAGGCTTTGGACCAGTTGGAGAGCTACTACCCAGACAACTTCCAGAAAAGCATCTATATCAGGAAAAAGCTGTCCATCGTAGTTGAAACGAATACCAATCCGCGGGAATTCCAGGAGGAGGAAGCTTGGGTCTATACCTACCCCATAGAACATCTGACCCCGGAGCACCAGAAAGAGTTCCTTATCTCCTGCGGCAGCTGGAAATTGCTCTCTGAACAGCCCCAGATCAAGGAGGCGCAACGCATACGGAATCTGTTCAGACGGATGAAAAAAGTACCCGAACCGCAGCACGTCCATATTGAACCGGCGCTATGCATCGATGAACATCTGCACGAGCGCTGGTCCCAATCATTAGCCTGTGAAAAATTTTGTAAAAACCCCCACCTCTGCCAGCATAACAGCAGGAAACGGATCGAAAATTTCTAG